The Halorhabdus rudnickae region GTCGGGGACGTTCTGGCTCTCGGAGACGCCCGACGAGCCGGGAAGTCTCGGCTGGGACGCCCGTCATCCGCGGATCGTCACCTGGGTTCGGCTTCGTGATCGCTCGACCGGTACGCAGCATCTCCAGGCCAACACGCACTTCTCTCACGAGGGGGCGCGGGCCCGCCAGGAGAGCGCCCAGCTGGTTCTGGATCGACTCGAAGCGCTCGCGGACGGGGAGCCGATCGTCCTCACCGGTGACTTCAACGCCGTCGCGGGCGACCCTGTCTTCGACGTCCTGGTTGGGGCCCGAAAGCGCGACTCGCCGCTACACAGTGCACCGAAGCGATCGTCCGACCCGGCCCACGGTCCGTCGACGTCCCGGACCGATTTCGAGGCCCTTGTCCACGACCGCAAGATAGACCATATCTTTGTAACCGGAGATGTGTCCGTCGGTCAGCACGGAGTCTGCTGTGACTGCTATGACGACGGCCGATATCCTTCCGATCACCTGCCGGTGTTGGCGGAACTCGATCTCTCTGGCGAGACCACACGCACCCGCTCCGGGGAGGCCCAACGGGGTCGTACCGGGGATTGAAACCGCGAGGGACGGCCCACTTTTGTTCATGGGCCGCTTCTCTCTCACTATGTTGCTCATCCGCGCTCGAGCAGGTGGCACGGAACTGACTGGGACGCTGTACGAACGCGGTGAGACGGCACCGAGTTACGAGGGTGCCGCGGATGTCCAAGCGCCGTACGTCTGGGTCTGTGACGCCTTCTACGAGGTCGAGAGTGGTGGGACTGTCCAGCGGATCGACGACCGCGACGTCAACGTCGCCTTCGAGTCACCCACGCCTCGTGGATTCGAAACGCGCGAGCGCGCAATCGAGGCGGCCCAGGAACACCTCCGAACCCAGTTCGGTCGCGTCGGCGTGTCCGCATCGGCGGTCGAGATCGAACGCGAAACGATCGATGGTGACGTTCGGAGTGACGACGAAAGGAACGACGCTTGAGCGACTGACTGACCGATAGTGTGTGCTCGATCGGAGAGCGCCATGACCGCACCGCGAGAAAGTCTGCACACTGCTTGGGACCGAGACCGACCAACTCTGTGATGAAGTCGCGATCGTGAATCACCAATACCGCGACCTCGCCACGAGGCAACTGAAGGCTGCTATGCGAAGTGAGTCGTTTCCGCTGTCCCTGCCTGGCAGACAAATCGCTTTCCGGCGTTGTGCTTAGCTATGCTTACAGAGTTTGACAGACCACAGATGTCGTTCCCAGCCGTAGAGATCCGTTTGTTCCCTTTCAGACGTTATTACAGGGCGTTCGCGACGACCACCAGTTACACGAAACGACTGCTGATGAGTGGAGCACGAGAGAAACCATCTTGCATATCTTATCAAACAGTACCGTCATCATTCCCCCGTCGCGACTGTCATCGTGGCATAGTAGAACCTATCTCTGCTCTATACAGCTTCTTCACTCCCGCTGAGCCGCCGAGCATATAATTCCAAACCTGCATCCATATGTTACCTTAATTTGAATATAATATGATCAAGCGAGTGCGTTCGAACCATCAGTTACGTTAGAAATAACGGCGCACTTTTCGAGTCAGGAGCTGTCTGGGGACCTCATCGATCGCCGTCGTTGCCTTGGTGAGTGAACCAACCCAACGGTCGGTAAGAGCGTTTGTGGTCCTATTTCTCAGTCTTCGACTTGATGCAACTCTTGGTGCATACGCCGGTAGCGTCACGAAGTAGGGCTGTCACGAGCCGCTAGGTCCATGACAACCGGTGGCGTTTACTCACGCGTGTGAGTCAGGTTGGCGCACCTTCGGATGCTTTATATCCGAAATCACTCGCCCAGTGGCAATAGCGATTGGCTTGAGTCAGCTTCTGTGGCGTGCGAGCGGATGTCCCGCTAGTTGCTGGTGCTTGGCATTCGCCCGTGGTTGACCGAAGTATCATTTTTAAGTAGAGCGTCGTGATTTTGGTATTTTGGTACCGGGCAATCGCGCAAAGTCGCCCACGAGTGGGTGCAAAAAACCGATCGACAGCCAGTCAGTAGGTATCCGTCGCATCAGACCGCACTCGCGGAACCAGTAATTCGAAAACGAACGAATCACCACACATTTCGCCGCATTCGACGACTTCGACCGCGTGGACCAGTATTTCCTGGAAGAATTCCACGAGAAACGCGAGACCCCATCCGCTGTGTGTCTCTTCGACAGAGACCGTCATCCACAGGCTGTGCCACAACGACTCAAGCTCCGGTTACAGGTTGCAGCGGCGGAAAATCGGAACTGCATAAAATATACGTTTCATGATCAAATTTCGAACTCATTGTTCTCAAATCACTTGAGTCGCGCCGAACCAGAAATGGTGTGCAAGTTGCATAAGAAGTCCTCATAGTGCTATAATCGCCATATGAGACACGACTACCGGATCACTGCCACGACCACTGCGAAGAGAGACGAAATTATGCCGTTAACGTGCTATAAATTGGTTTCTCGACGCATATGTGGACTAGTTCTCAGCTATTGGGGTAACTAAAATACCAGATTTATATATTGTGTTTAAAATTGGTGGTTTTGTTGCAGGGTCGAAGTCCGGGTCGCCTCAGCTCCACCGGCGTCCGCTGACCCCTATAGTGAGTATGTACGACTGCAATCGGTGGCAGCAAGAGTACATTTCCCAGCAAAAGGCTCCGCCGGTAGTTGCCCGAGCGTGTAAGTTAATTCTTGTATAATGTGTATATAATTTGAGGACCTATTGATAACCCGTCGGAGTGTGGTTCGGAATCCACTTGGAATAACATACGTACACTTGTTATTTGTATCGTTCCGATCAGTCGTCGAAGCGTGTCGACGGTGATCGTACATACCGCCCAGGTTCGATCTGTTCGGATCGTTAAGGAGTGTAATCGTGGTGCACAGTCATCTGTTGGCAACCACGGTATATGACCAAGTGACAATCCGATTGCGGATCGCGTCCGGCAGGTTTCGACCGGAATCTTGGGCCTCGCCTCCCTTCTGGCTGGTTTCTTGCCTGGTAGCTCATGCTATTTCTTCATCGGGGTGTATAATCAACTGCAACGATTATGCACAATGTCTGGCCACTAAAATGCCCATTTCAATTATCTTTTGTGTTTTCTATGGCGATATTTTTGATATTCTTTACTTATTTGTACGCGCGATCTGAATACAGGCGATGCTGGCACTTACAGACACCATAGTCGAGTGCAATTCAATTTACAATGTACTGCACACATCCTGGTCGCTGGACCAGGATTTATGAATGCTTTCACGCACTGGCGTTCGAGCGTGCCGCGTGATTAACCAGTAGGTTTTAATGTTATTAACGACAACCCGATTCTCATGCCGGGTTCACAGTCACATTCAGAGATCAGAGAGGGATGTACCGTTATCGAAAAAATGGTCGAGGATAGGGAACCACTCGCTGGTCTCTCGGATCGCATCGACCAGGTTGATAGCGTGTACTTCGTCGGCTGCGGTTCGTCGTACTGGACCGGAGTTATCGGACAATACCTCTTGTTCGACGTTGGCATCGACGCGCGCGTCGAGTTTGCATCCGAATTCGCGTCTGCACACTTCCCGGTCGACGATCAGACATTGGTCGTTGGCCTATCCCAGTCCGGTGAGACAACCGAAACTGTACAAGCTATCGAACTTGCAGCCACACGCGGCGCTCAGACGGCTGCCATTACGAACAGTGCTGATTCGACATTGGACCGAATCACCGACGTCTCGTACGTGATTCCCGCGGGTACGGAAGAGGCTATTATGGCAACGAAGTCAGTTGACGGTGCAGTTACCGCGATGTACCTGATTGCAGACCGGCTCAGCTCGACCTCCCACGACCTCTCTACGGCGGCCAAAGAGTCCCGGAAGGCTCTCGATGTCGACATCTCGGCAGCCGTCGACCTTCTCGAAACAGCTGACCGATTGTATACTCTCGGATCTGGTAGCTACTATGGGTTGGCTGGCGAAGCAGCAACGAAGTTTGCAGAGTCGACGCTTCAACACGCGACGCCGTTACCGACTCTTGAGATCGGACACGGGCCGATAGCCAACGTGAATGGTGACTTGGCCTTGCTGTTTGCAATGGGTGACGTTGAGCCGACAATCCACCAGCACATGATCGAGAACTTACATGAGGCAGGTGCGGAAACACTCGTCATTCATCCGGCCGAGGAGTCATATCGAGCAACGGCTTCAATCCCGCTTGCAACATCGTCGACTGTCCTCAAGCCGCTGAAGATCACCCAGCGGCTCGCATACAACGGTGCGATGTCGCTCGGATACGATCCGGACAATCCACCCCAGCTGTCGAAGCACGTAGAAATATCTGCATTCGACTCGCTCCAGTAGTATGGTCGATAATTCACTCAAACTGTTTGCAGGCACGGCTTGTACACCCGAGTATGCATACGAGAATGCAATTATTGACATTGTTGGTTCCGAAATCAAAGACGTCTCTGAGGCGTGTTCTTCGAATGATGCCGACGTCGTCGTTTCCGACGGCATTGCTGTCCCCGGGTTCGTCGACCTTCACACTCACGGGTACGGCGGCCACTACACGACGACGGACGATCCCGAGTCGTTCCATGGCCTCACAGACGCGATCACCCAACACGGTGTGACAACGGTCTATCCGACGACAATGTCCGCTTCTCAGGAGACGCTTCTGGAGACTGCCCACGCCTTCGCGTCCGCGTCCGAGAGTGGGTTCGACGGGGCCAAACTCGAGGGATTGCATCTCGAAGGTCCGTACTTTCCGCCGGGTGACCAACAAGGTGCCCAGGATCCGGAGGTGTTTCGCGAGCCCAGCATTTCGGAACTCACTGCGTTGAAGGACGCTTCGGGGAACCGCATTTCCCGGCTCACGCTTGCCCCGGAGTTAGACGGGGCGTTTCCAGTCATCGACTGGGCGCGCGAGCACGGAATCGTCGTTTCAGCGGGACATACCGGTGGCACGTACGACCGGACAGTGCAGGCCTTCGACCGTGGTATCTCGCTGGTCACTCATCTATACAACGGGATGAAGCAACTCCATCACCGCAATCCTGGTCCTCTTGGAGCATCCCTTGCTGAACCGGCGGTCGGTGTCGAATTGATCGCTGATCTCCGGCACGTACACCCTGCCGCCATCGAACTTGCATTTCGTGCCAAAGACGAGGATGCACTGGTCCTCGTGACTGATTCGATCCCACAGACAGGGCTACCTGACGGCGAGTACTCCCTTGGTGGCAAACCGATCGTCGTCGAAGACGGACAAAGTAGGCTGAAATCGACCAACCGTCTCGCTGGAAGTACACTGACTATGGACACGGCTGTACGCAATCTCGTTGACGAAGTGGGTCTCTCCTTTGAGATCGCCGTTCGTGCCGCCTCGACGAATCCCGCCACGCAGATGGGACTGTCCCGGCGTGGCCGACTGAAACCTGGGTACGCTGCCGATATTACGGTCCTCGATTCCGAGTACTCTCCTGTGTTGACTATTGTCGACGGTGATGTCGTCTATCGAGCATCCTCGCGTAAGTGATATCGTGTCACAACCGGATCCGGCAATTATATAAATCATTAATTTGAATGTACGGTCGCATATGGCGGACAAAGTCAGGAGCAGCAACCGTCGACGGTTTATCCAGAGCGTCGGTCTCGGAAGCGTCGTGGCGCTTGCTGGATGCGGGAGCAACAGTACGACCGAACAACAGACTGATGGCGGTGGGGTGACGGATACGAAATCAAATGCCGTGACGACTCTGCAAGTCCGGCATTTCGTCAACGATCACCTCGAAGCATTCTACGAGAAGCACAACCCCATCCTGAAAAAAGAACACGGCATTGAGGTTGATTTCGAGACGATGGGATGGGACGTTGCACGCCGGAAGCAAAACAACAGCATCTCGACCCGGACGGGACCTGATGTCGAAGAGATTGCTTCGACGTGGCTCCCCAAACAGGTCAAATCCGATGGGTGGATGGACCTCGGTCAGGCTGGTGTCGAACTGCCAACCGACGATATTTACGATGCCCCGACCGAAATTGGGAACTTTGACGGTGTTACCGCTGGATTCCCTTGGTTTTGGGGGCCTCGAGGACACGTTTACCACCAGCCATTGCTTGAGGAAGCAGGTATCAGTGGCTCACCAGAATCCTGGGACGAACTCCTCTCCCATGCGAAAAAATACAACAAACAAGCCCAAGCGTGGGAAAAAGAGGGACACAATACTCGATATCTCTTTGGCATCCCTGGTGCAAACAATTTCGCCGTCGTTCAGTACTATATGATGTTCGTTTGGCAAAATGGTGGGCAGATGCTCAAAGATGGGAAAGCGGTATTCGACAGCGACAGGGCTGTCGAAGCGATGAACTTCTACAAAGATCTCGCGACCGAGCACAACGTCTCTCCTAAATCCATGGTTGAGTGGAACGGTGTTGCCAGAAACAACGCGTTCAAGAGCAAACGTATTGCCAGTACATGGCAAGGACTCCGGGTTGCCAACAGTATCGAGACGGAGTTGGGCGTCGGGAGGCCGCCTGCTGGACCGAACGGTGAATCATCTACTTTCTTCGGTGTCAATCTCATGGGCATTCATCCGTGGAC contains the following coding sequences:
- a CDS encoding endonuclease/exonuclease/phosphatase family protein — translated: MAAWLRAMTYNVRYDTPEDGAHAWAHRRDAVASTIRFHRPDVVGLQEPLDHQLAFLADRLESFEWVGSSRVDGDREGEYTPIGYRRDRFDSVASGTFWLSETPDEPGSLGWDARHPRIVTWVRLRDRSTGTQHLQANTHFSHEGARARQESAQLVLDRLEALADGEPIVLTGDFNAVAGDPVFDVLVGARKRDSPLHSAPKRSSDPAHGPSTSRTDFEALVHDRKIDHIFVTGDVSVGQHGVCCDCYDDGRYPSDHLPVLAELDLSGETTRTRSGEAQRGRTGD
- a CDS encoding DUF7113 family protein, giving the protein MLLIRARAGGTELTGTLYERGETAPSYEGAADVQAPYVWVCDAFYEVESGGTVQRIDDRDVNVAFESPTPRGFETRERAIEAAQEHLRTQFGRVGVSASAVEIERETIDGDVRSDDERNDA
- a CDS encoding SIS domain-containing protein → MPGSQSHSEIREGCTVIEKMVEDREPLAGLSDRIDQVDSVYFVGCGSSYWTGVIGQYLLFDVGIDARVEFASEFASAHFPVDDQTLVVGLSQSGETTETVQAIELAATRGAQTAAITNSADSTLDRITDVSYVIPAGTEEAIMATKSVDGAVTAMYLIADRLSSTSHDLSTAAKESRKALDVDISAAVDLLETADRLYTLGSGSYYGLAGEAATKFAESTLQHATPLPTLEIGHGPIANVNGDLALLFAMGDVEPTIHQHMIENLHEAGAETLVIHPAEESYRATASIPLATSSTVLKPLKITQRLAYNGAMSLGYDPDNPPQLSKHVEISAFDSLQ
- the nagA gene encoding N-acetylglucosamine-6-phosphate deacetylase, coding for MVDNSLKLFAGTACTPEYAYENAIIDIVGSEIKDVSEACSSNDADVVVSDGIAVPGFVDLHTHGYGGHYTTTDDPESFHGLTDAITQHGVTTVYPTTMSASQETLLETAHAFASASESGFDGAKLEGLHLEGPYFPPGDQQGAQDPEVFREPSISELTALKDASGNRISRLTLAPELDGAFPVIDWAREHGIVVSAGHTGGTYDRTVQAFDRGISLVTHLYNGMKQLHHRNPGPLGASLAEPAVGVELIADLRHVHPAAIELAFRAKDEDALVLVTDSIPQTGLPDGEYSLGGKPIVVEDGQSRLKSTNRLAGSTLTMDTAVRNLVDEVGLSFEIAVRAASTNPATQMGLSRRGRLKPGYAADITVLDSEYSPVLTIVDGDVVYRASSRK
- a CDS encoding extracellular solute-binding protein; this translates as MADKVRSSNRRRFIQSVGLGSVVALAGCGSNSTTEQQTDGGGVTDTKSNAVTTLQVRHFVNDHLEAFYEKHNPILKKEHGIEVDFETMGWDVARRKQNNSISTRTGPDVEEIASTWLPKQVKSDGWMDLGQAGVELPTDDIYDAPTEIGNFDGVTAGFPWFWGPRGHVYHQPLLEEAGISGSPESWDELLSHAKKYNKQAQAWEKEGHNTRYLFGIPGANNFAVVQYYMMFVWQNGGQMLKDGKAVFDSDRAVEAMNFYKDLATEHNVSPKSMVEWNGVARNNAFKSKRIASTWQGLRVANSIETELGVGRPPAGPNGESSTFFGVNLMGIHPWTDKTDAAATYLKYLMKPKVNAELAKGSGFLPTIKSSFEKEEFQGDLYQTFNNEVLNNTNAKTAPQVVGWGDVSGAIKSATTDILTKAATGTWSKGDTETALKQAATQANSALGN